The DNA region GTATTATTATTCTTCCAACCATCTAATCTGTCTCCTCGGAGACCTGTCGTCCGATTTTAACATCACAGActtttctcctccaacactcGAGTATACCTCACACGTTAATCTCTTTCGCCATTTTCACTTCAGCAATTCGTCTCGTTTATCTGTCTGATCCAAAAGCAATCGTTGGATATTTATCTCAGGAAAATGTATCTCTATTCGGAAATGAAGAGGTTATACACCTCTTTTCAGGAGATGATCACTTCTCGGAAAGGGGCACTCAGGAGAAATGGTAGAGGGGGCTTAAAACGCCCGTTGGTGATTGTGAGTATCATTCGTCATCCACTCATCGCATCATTTACTAACAGAGGACACAGTCAGCACCATACAACTTTGAACAGATCCCAGTCACGCTACCAGGTCTCACGCCAGAAGAGTATGCTCTCTCTTCATCAGTCCAATCTTTCGCTTCCATTGCTAACATCACTTTCAGAATTCTGGTCCTCCGTGAGAAGGCCGCAGCCACCAGACTAGGAATCCACGCCgactcaccaccatcaataGCGACCTACTCTGTGTCTGCTCCGAGttcatcctccaactccagcactcccaaccccaacgtcaCAGGTGTcctgccaccgccgcctcctcccatcatcaccaacctccacacCTCGGGCCCTGGCCGTTCCTCCTCCAGGGCTGGGTCATCGATGCGCAGCTCCTCCGCCCGCTCAGGCACCATCTCGCGTTCCGAATCGATGGCCAGAATTCCCCACCCTAGCAACCTCCGCCACTACGCCAGCTCAGAAGAGGTGaggccgatgccgatgccgatgccgatTCCTTCCGGTGGTGGTCTCCCAGCGCAGAGCAATCACTCTCTCCTGTTGTTGGGTGAtttggatgacgatgtcgtCTCGCCTCTGGAACTTGACTCACATCCACGACCGGGTAGCAGAAGCAGGGGGCACGTCAACAACAATGTCGATCCTGTCGGCATGTTCCCGCTTGACCTGGACTTTGAGCACCTCGAGAGGGAGTTTGAGCTTGGCAGCCCGATCAGCCCGTTGAGTCCGCCGAGCAAGAAGAATACGCCAAGGGGGAGTCCGAAGGGGAGTGTGAGTGAGAGGGGGGCGATCAGGATCTAacagggaggggaggcaaAACAAATACAATGACGACAAAAATAATAATGCAGCAGGCATGGTTCAGTTTGTAGG from Podospora pseudocomata strain CBS 415.72m chromosome 3, whole genome shotgun sequence includes:
- a CDS encoding hypothetical protein (EggNog:ENOG503P9VI) → MYLYSEMKRLYTSFQEMITSRKGALRRNGRGGLKRPLVISAPYNFEQIPVTLPGLTPEEILVLREKAAATRLGIHADSPPSIATYSVSAPSSSSNSSTPNPNVTGVLPPPPPPIITNLHTSGPGRSSSRAGSSMRSSSARSGTISRSESMARIPHPSNLRHYASSEEVRPMPMPMPIPSGGGLPAQSNHSLLLLGDLDDDVVSPLELDSHPRPGSRSRGHVNNNVDPVGMFPLDLDFEHLEREFELGSPISPLSPPSKKNTPRGSPKGSVSERGAIRI